The sequence TTGAACACATAAAATGGAGAGAAAATATAGTTATCGGCTTGTATTGCTAATAGTAGTTAGCACCAAAACAAATAGCAAATCCCACTCAGGAGTGACGTCTTTCCCAGAGACAACTCGAACACAGACTTCACTTGGCGAAGAGATGTTACGTTTTTGATATTGCGAGATCTGATACTAGATCTTGTCTCATTGTTAATGATGACCACAGCTGCATCTGTGAttgcagcttttttattttgtcagtttcATGAcctcctgctctgtctgtccaGGTTGGACTCCCCGAGGCAGTGGCAAAGCGCTGCGTCCACCAGGTGGCCATCGCCCTGGACTACCTGCACTGCAAGAAGCTCGTCCACAGGGACATCAAGCCCGAGAACGTCCTCATATTCGACACGGAGTGCAGGAAGGTCAAGCTGTCAGACTTTGGCATGACGCGCCGCGCCGGCTCTCCGGTGAAGCGCGTGAGCGGAACCATCCCGTACACGGCACCTGAGCTGTGCGACACCTCACGTCACGAAGGTTTCTGCGTGGACTACAGCACAGATGTGTGGGCGTTTGGCGTGCTGCTGTTCTGCATGCTGACAGGAAACTTCCCCTGGGAGAAGGCCATGCCGAATGATGCCTTCTATGAGGAGTTTGTCCGCTGGCAGCGTCGTCGGACAAGCTCAGTGCCATCACAGTGGCGCCGTTTCACAGATGAAGCTCTGCGAATGTTTCGCAGGCTACTTTCCATTGAGCAGCAGCGCCGCTGTGCAGTCAAAGAAGTCTTCAGCTACTTCAACCAGTGCTGGATGTTGGACACGGAGAATGGGAACGGCAGCGGCTTATCAGCCAACACACCTCCTGTGGAAATCAGCTCTTCCTCCTCTGAGGAGGACGTGTTGGTGGACAGACTGAAGCAGCAGAGCCTATCTCCTGCTTGCATGGTGGCGAAAGGGAGTTTTATGATAGACGCCCACTTCTCGTCCTCAAACGGCTCGCCGTCTTCCACCGGCGGCTTCGAGCGAGTCAACAGGGACAACAACGAAAGGGGGCGCATCCTGGTGACCACGCCTATCGAGATCTGCGTGTAGAGACGCACGCTGCTGCTACCTGTTCAAGTGGGTGCCGACGTGCAACATTTCTCAGACGTGAGGAAGCCAGAATGGGAAAAGTGCATGGAAGAAGGTCAGCATCAGGAAATGGCCGACAGCCTGTTGTAGCTTCACTGCAGATCTCATCATTTCCAATGAAGGCAAGATCTGAGGAAATGAGCCATGTGACAATCAAACTGTAGCCTCTGTCTGTGGTTTGTAGTTCAGTCCCTGGAACACTGCGTGAACTCTCTaatgaagaacaacaaaaaccaGGAAGAGGAGAAAAATAACCAGAAAACCAAGAAGCAGTACGCTTTAAAAAGACTAGATTGGCTTCGTGCATAAAAGCAACTGTGACTCGTGTTTATCGTCGTCAAGCGTTTCCATGTTTTTGTgaagtgagtttttgtttatgTCAGTTTAATATATTTATGAGTTGTTTTGTCAGGTGGCAGCACCGATCGGACGTCTGCTTGTTATTCCCTcggaaggaaataaaaaataggaGGAAAAACTGTTGTGGTGTAGAAAAAGTAAAGGCAGCTGAGCTCGTCTGTCATGTTCTTCAGTCATCATGATGCAGGTTATGTTCCATAAAACTAGATGTTTTGTGTGTCTCATGTTTccttgtgataaagttaattaccTCCTCGGCCAGTCCTACCAGTTAATTAGTTCTGGGACAGTTTCAGAATATTGCTCACTTTTAAGCAATTCATTTATGAACTAAATGTGAATTTCCTCCAAGGCAAATAAAATTGCAGTTCTGTGATAATGTCTCATCTACTGCTTTCATAAGAGGAAAAAGCATACAGGACATTGGATTATTTcgatgcattttgtttttttcttagcatgattaaaaaataaaacggaAGTTGCACCTCGTCTTTCAGCAGAATAATCTGTGCTTTCTGTGAAAAGTTGGACAGGAAAGTACCCTTTCAACATGTTTCCTTTTTATGTTCCTCTAAAAGCTTACAGCATCACCCAAACAATGTAGAAAACTGAATCTTTAGGACTGTGGAATAAAGTGctttgaaaatctgttttttgttcatGTGTTTGTGCTTCTTGCATGATGTGGCATTGCTGTGGTATTTTCTTGAAATAAAGCgccaaaataaaaatagcatCATGTCTCTGCTGCTTTTACTTCTCAGTTTTAAGGAACCATCAGCCACATTAGATCACTTTGTCCATAACTCAATTAATCTCACTGGTTATCAAAGTCAGACTTGTCAGAGTTAATTTATCTAGTCCTCAGTGGGGATGACGTCAATGTTCAAGGTTAGTTCATAATACACAGTTTAATTGTGGATGGGCTGCAGGGTGGCGCAgttgtttggactgtttgtcGGCTTTGCCTTGTTGGATCAGGTCCTGGGTTGAAATCCTAGCTAGGGCTGTTTCCATAATTCTGTGCATAAATGGGTTTTTTCCAGATTGGGACTAATATTTGCTGAGGGTTAACCAAGTGAACCAAAGACACGATTTTCAACTAGTATGGCTTGCAACTAAAGTTGTACTCAAACGTTTTTCTAACCTCCATATTTACTAAGCAGACTTAAACATTCATTCACTTTTCACCTACACGGACACAAGAAGATCAGAATTTAAATAGATGAAACTCTTGATTAATTGGCTGGTGAAGTCAGAGGACAAAAACCCATAAGAAAGCAAAGTTGAAGCTTCAACAGGCAGAGCAGTCATACAGCTGAGCCAGCCAATCAGCAGTCTTTAACAGCTCAGCAACATTCAGCTGCATCTCAAACAAAAAGGTGCACAGTTAAATGCAAGCAAAGGccagcaatcaaacccttcttataacgGCTGACGGgcgttttgcatgtttccactggtattttcaGACTTTATCTGAGGTGATAAGCTTAAAGTATTTGAGGCTGAAAAGCGTCCTAGTGATCATCCTAATCTGTAGCTCCCTCTGCAGATTCTGGGCAGTGGCGCTAAAAGTGCGTATGCACTATATGCGGCGCTGCGCTGCGCTAGATGGTGGATGGTGATGgtgggaaaataatttttagtcGGGATTTCCTGCATTTAACAGCTGTTTGTGCACGTGTAAATGATATGTTCAATAACAGAGATACACCATTCAAAATGCGCCGCTCCGGTCCTGTCGCCCACCACCAGGCCCCACACACAGGGAGCTAAAGATGGAGAGGCAGAAAAGAAAGGTCTCAGAGGCACAAAACAGGGGAGAGGGAGAAGGATAAAGATGTTTTAGGGATGACCAAAGAGGTTGAAAGAAAGTAGGTAAATTATGTCAGTGTAGGAAGAGGAGGTTAGCTAAACTACTACTAGTACAATGACAGGTTACTGTTGTCTGGCAACTGTGTAATGATCAGTATAACAGatcatgacaagaaaaataaaggaactTGCTTGtgcttatttagttttttaggcagtaatcatttgtttaattaatatGAATATGGACTGATTCTGCCGAAGGGATCTGGACTGGCACCGAGGGGGAAAGGAGAGAGATTATTGCTGTTCAGAGGAGGTTTTGGAGAGTGGTGCCTTCATTTGAGTATGAGCAACGATTGCTTGACTCAGTTTGCAGTGATCTCTGctgaaaaatgtaacaatttagTTTTTACATTCTTATACAGAGTACAAGCTGTTGTTCAGAGGTCATAATTTCATATTTCCACTACAGAGAATGTATTGAGCGCTGGGTGCCGCTGCAATCACCTGCTGTAATATTTTAACAGAgaaaacctctcaaatgaactccccaaatacagacagcatattaagtgtcccaccagagacaaaaacacactggaccattgttacacagctttaaaggactcatatcatgctgttaccagggctgctctgggtttttcagatcattatctaatcctcctcatcccaacctacagacagagactaagagcttccaaacccaaggttcacactgttaagaagtggactgaggaatcaaagcagacgctacaggcctgctttgaatgcacagactggactgtttttgaaacttcagccactgacttaaaccaactaactgatgtggtgacatcatacatcagtttctgtgaggacatgtgtgtgcagaccaagaccttctgcacctttgggaacaacaagccacggtttactccacacctcaggaatctgtgcagggaaaaggaagaaactCACaccagtggagattgggcgcggtacaggcaggccaggaacaaactaacaaaggagatcaaagcagccaagagaagctacagtgagaaactgaagaacaacctttctactggtgacacttcagttgtatggactggtctgagaaacctgactgcctacaagagcccctccacccatcctgaacagagtcgtctcctggccaaccgtctgaatggcttctactgcagacatgacaagaagccattcgcacctcaaatcatctcctccacatcccattcaggaacaagttcttcccacaaagctaccaaccccctaacATCAGATCCTCTGTCTGCActaaagatgtaaacaggctctttcagcgcatgaaaacaaagaaagctggaggacttgataacatctccccatcatgtctgaaagcctgcgcacatcaacttgctctgatcttcacaaggatcttcaacaaatcactggagaaatgtgaggtcccctcctgcctcaaatgatccaccatcatcccggttcccaagaaaccaatggactgatccaggacggtgatgagtctgcatacagacagcaggtggatcggctggtccactggtgcagtcagaactaccttgaactgaacccactcaagactgtggaaatggtggtggactttcagagaacaccacccccatacactcccctaccatcctcaacaacactgtatcggccgtggaccacttcaggttcttaggaaccaccatctctgaggacctgagatggtcttcacacatagacactgtttgaaagaaggcccagcagagactgtacttcctgaggcaactcaagaagttcaaccttccacaggagctgttggtcatcttctacactgccatcattcagtctgtcctgtcttcatccatctcagtgtggtttggatcatccataaaacaggacaggtccagactgcaacgaataatcaagactacagagagaataatcagggctgaccttccctccatccaggacttatacaggtcaagggtcaggaaaaaagctgctaaaatctctgcaaaccccacacaccctgcacataaactgtttagagttttaccttcaggtggcgctacagagcactgttcactaaaaccagccgccacagagacagtttcttcccccatgatgtttctctgttgaacatttaatagagtacagaacaacagcatacagatgttgcaaatgcaccttttttattagatatgtgtatattgtacattgtaaatatgtatatttgtatattctgtaatgcaaaaacagaaccaaagagcaaagtgtaccggagtcaaattccttgtttgtatgcatgaacttggcaataaagctgattctgattctgtaatatgtaacataaaataaaagtttttaataGTAGTCTTGTATATTCTAAGTCCATGAATAAGTAATATTCAtacacataaacataaaaaaaagaaaaagtccgGTTTTGGGGGTGGGGTGGTGGTTGGGGGCACCTGTAATATGTCCACATACCCTTGAGAAAGTAGGTAGTTGTGCCCCTGATTCTGGCccattgtttctttaaaaaaaagggcCGGAGAGGGGGCTTTTTTGATGCGACACCTGCTGAAAAACAGCAATCAGCCTCCATGCATGACTGCATAACACTGCCAACACATTTTGTACTCATAAAATCAGTTATTTTAAAGCCTTGTCCAGCTGTGGACTgatgtttgtcaggtttaatgaaGAGAGAATGAGAGGGAGATATAGAACCAAAGAGACAAATTAGACCATTTCTCTAATTTCACTTtattattttgatgttaaaatctgaagaagaaaaagacaaagcaTGGCCACAACCATTTTTCTGAATGTGTAGTAACTCTCACAAAAAAGTGTTTATAATAGAAgcaaacatacagtattttaCAATTCCAGCTTGCTGGCCTAAACTCTGTTCTTTGTAGGTAAAAGTGAATTTTCCTCAAGGAGCTTTTTTCATGCAAGCATTTCTACTTCAACAGTTGAGGAATCATTTTGCTGGGTAGTTTACATTACAGGCTAATATATGTCGAAGGCTAAATATAATCCTCTATGATACAGAAATGATGAATAAATAGGAAAGTGTTACTCAGCTGTTTTCTATTATTAGCATAATGATAGACCCAATGTTAACATTAACTGCCTAAAGTAGGTttgtgatttgaaatgaaagCCAGGTCTGAAGTTGGGCTGCATTAAAGTGTGATGAGTTATATTGATATTGGTAATTctttattactttattattaATGTAATGTTTCAGCTCTGTTAGAAAACAGTCATATaatgtttactgttttctcaCCTGATTCAGTGAGTCTTTGATTTATtgtatttacacattttgtatCTTATTGCCAAGAAAAGTGAGGttataaaagcataaatatatcctgtttttttattttaattttataaattaatttgGCAATGGATTCCCCTTCTTTGGCTTGAGCACCTGCCTCCAAAAATGTCAGTGCATGTTCAGACCAGCACCAGATTCAACTGGGATCTGGTGCTGGTCTGGATTTAGATTTCTGGATATCTTTTGTAATTTTTCccttcagcatgatgctgtctctcCACATCAAGTCAAAGCTTAACAAAGTAAAGTAAATTGACCAATATGATTTCATAGTGACAGTTAATTAACCACTGACCATCAGTCATTGATGCTGTCAAGTTCGACAGAttctcttttttaaaataaatgaactatttatatgagaaaaaaaagactgaacatTTGAGATTTTGAGATGTGtaggtttttacttttctgccacactaTGACAACTATTTTGATTGAATTTTCCCttgaataatttctaaaaaaCCTCCAAATACTGTGAAAAGCAGCCCAAATTTTAGTAAGCCACCCAAAGCTATTTTTATCTAGCCCAATGTGTTCAAAAGAAGCCCATCTGTGGGGAAACCAGTCCAGTCTGGCAAATTGCACAGCACTACACAATTTACCCCAATCCCATAAAGAAAGCACTAATCAACCAAAATGTTACTTTCAGTCTGAAAAACCATGTGGATTAAATgtaaagattactttaaatataATGCATTGCGGTTCCGTTCCTTAAGCGACTGGTACTGAGGGAGTATAAAGTGTAAACCTTGAACCAGGAGCAGGTgaaggttgttattttttagCCATCAGTTTTGCATATTTTCTCATTTCTACACTGTGTGCACAATTATTAGGCAAGTCCTATTTTTATTAATCATCAACTACAGTGCTCTCAGTTAatccaaaaatgttaaaaaacctCAAACAGGAATATTTAAGAAAGTAAAGGTGAGGTTTTGACTTTCTTAGGAGAATATCTATATGTGCACAATTATTGGGCAACTATTATTGTGCAGAATTATTATgcaactaaataaaaaacacacattttcccatcttactttttcatttgtttaattgACTTTGTTTAAGTAACTTGAATGCTTAAACCCATTAAGCATTCAAGTTAATCCAGCTTGGAGTTacaaaatatgcataaaaatgATGATATGGCCAAAATACTCAGTTGGCTAATTATTGTGCACACTGTGtgtcattttaatatttctggtGAAACAAAAATCCCTCCTTGTGAAGTCTGCGTCTTTTCAGCATCTCAGTCAGACGACGAAACACCAGAGGAGAGAACGCCACCAtgccctgttaagtccagacttttctctctgttcattaaaaataaaacaaggtgaTCGGATGCAGAGATGGACTGCAGGACTTTGAAGTTTGAAATGGTTGATGCGGGAAAAGGTGATGATAGGTCATCATTACTTTTCTTTTCATGCAAATGTGCACCTAAATTTTACTTCAGGattcaaacattaaaacaacaaataaacttGATGTTTTTCTAGCAATAAATCAGTAAGCTGCCATTTCTGTTGGTCACACAAATATGCTCCAATATTAATCCACCGCGGCACATTTCAGGGTGGACTATAATGTGCAGCTTCAGCTTCAGAACCTTGCTGGAAACTAAGTTACATAAGACTCCCACCCAGGTAGAATCGGATCCAAAGTTACAGCTGAAAAACAACCACACATCATCAGACCTAGCCAGGTCAGGCTGCAGGCTTTTAATGCGCATGTACAGCATCTCTAAACTGATGCCCTTTGCACACTAATAAGAAGGAGCAGAGTGAGCCTTCTGCTGTCAGTTCAATAAAACGGAGTCTGTTTACTGAGATTTAAAAGGAGGGAGGAAGAAAGAATCATGTGCAGCTTAGCTGAGGAGAAAAACATCAAGCTACGGTGCATGTTCAGCATAGTAATTAGAGCCAAGACCCGCATCCACTGATCTCTGCGTTTCTCTGAAGCAGCAGTTAGATTTCCTCTAACAGCACGGAGGCATTGATGGTCTTTTCCCAACAAAAAATGTGTGATGAATAACAAAACGGAACTCCCATGTGGAAGATGAGGTGAGGAGACAATTGGTTTTAGAAGAAAATACCAGATAGACATAACGGCTGCTACTTTAAAATCCTGCAAACCTTCAACAAAAATGAACTTGTTTACATGGTTTTATATATAGTAGATGTTATAGATTACAGTGAGCCAACAATCAAAGTTAAATCAGAGTCAAATGCTATGAGGATTTGTTTAGTTGACAGAACACCCAATCCAAGAAAGATTGGGTTGGCATTTTGCCTTTGGAAAGCAAAATCTAAGAGGTGTTGGACGAAAGCCAAGGAAACAACAAAAGACCACCAGCCAAAACACTCAGAGAGCCGCTGAACAAGAGTacaaaaatgacaataaactCCAGAAATGCATCATAGTCACTCCTCAGTACTGTATGGATATGAAACGTCCCCATTTACCCTGCGTGTTCTTTCTAATGCTTTGCTTTAGTTTACGTTGAGGAGCAACACGCGACACAGCAACAAACTGCAAAATATTTGCATCTTTGACTCCTTTCAATTTCAGCATCACTTTGTGCTGAGCCACCTGTAAAAGCAGCCGAGCTGTGCTGCAGGAACACTGAAGCAGGATTATGATCAGATTTATCTCCTTAAAGCAGAGATAAATCTGCAGCTCGACAGAAATATGGTGCACTCAGAGACAAAGAGGTAAAGACACAGAGGGACTGAATGTCACCTTCTATTGTCCAGCCTAATGCCATTTCATTAGAAGACAAACATGCAAGTTCCCAGGAAAGAAATGAAACTGATATTATATGAcaaactgcag is a genomic window of Girardinichthys multiradiatus isolate DD_20200921_A chromosome X, DD_fGirMul_XY1, whole genome shotgun sequence containing:
- the LOC124862471 gene encoding serine/threonine-protein kinase SBK1-like encodes the protein MNSSPHSSHSSVDILEELQLIAAQNLEKLDINKYYEVIRELGKGTYGKVDLVIHKIRGTKMALKFLRKKTTKLKSFLREYSVSLYLSPCPFIINMYGIAFETDDFYIFAQEYAPAGDLFDIIPPQVGLPEAVAKRCVHQVAIALDYLHCKKLVHRDIKPENVLIFDTECRKVKLSDFGMTRRAGSPVKRVSGTIPYTAPELCDTSRHEGFCVDYSTDVWAFGVLLFCMLTGNFPWEKAMPNDAFYEEFVRWQRRRTSSVPSQWRRFTDEALRMFRRLLSIEQQRRCAVKEVFSYFNQCWMLDTENGNGSGLSANTPPVEISSSSSEEDVLVDRLKQQSLSPACMVAKGSFMIDAHFSSSNGSPSSTGGFERVNRDNNERGRILVTTPIEICV